The proteins below are encoded in one region of Alistipes communis:
- a CDS encoding DUF3078 domain-containing protein has product MNKCTTLLLTTAILLAGSAAAQISIDRVEPQSGEVSFADSIRRQQVERDAFSLAKYRAERAAIRKERNYLEISASVQGTLTSFNDPWIEVSGGDNSIAAIGTFFLDHIFTKDKFSIETKASAKFGYNRIKAVPEGEEGEVGIWYKNQDEFWVQTAPSFNFSKNWSYGAMLKFRTQFANGYKARTQQKEIHRKSTFMSPGYLDLSVGLTYNCPNKSFPVKINMSPVALSAVFVESKQIRENFVYDFSEANKEAGTRKYVEPYGVPSNKTSKYEGGSSIQIDFDRKFGNRDVLRYRTTFFSFYGWISNLGQKNKIAKFSDYIAAYDKWEADGKDQETKPTLPIHPTVRWENTLDIKATKYLTTSIYFQLYYNRAQSYAVQTQAILSVGLSYTFQNKPKPKK; this is encoded by the coding sequence ATGAACAAGTGTACGACGCTTCTCCTGACCACGGCGATCCTGCTCGCGGGGTCCGCCGCCGCGCAAATCTCCATAGACCGCGTGGAACCCCAGTCCGGAGAAGTCAGTTTCGCCGACTCGATCCGCCGGCAGCAGGTCGAACGCGACGCCTTCTCGCTGGCCAAGTACCGTGCCGAACGGGCCGCTATCCGCAAGGAGCGCAACTACCTCGAAATATCGGCTTCGGTGCAGGGAACGCTCACCTCGTTCAACGACCCGTGGATCGAAGTGTCGGGCGGCGACAACTCGATCGCCGCGATCGGCACCTTCTTTCTGGATCATATCTTCACCAAGGACAAATTCTCGATCGAGACCAAGGCGAGCGCCAAATTCGGCTACAACCGCATCAAGGCCGTCCCCGAAGGCGAAGAGGGCGAGGTCGGCATCTGGTACAAGAATCAGGACGAATTCTGGGTACAGACCGCCCCGTCGTTCAACTTCTCGAAAAACTGGTCCTACGGCGCGATGCTCAAATTCCGCACCCAGTTCGCCAACGGCTACAAGGCCCGCACGCAGCAGAAGGAGATCCACCGCAAGAGCACCTTCATGTCACCGGGCTATCTCGACCTGTCGGTCGGTCTGACCTACAACTGCCCCAACAAGAGCTTCCCGGTCAAAATCAACATGTCGCCGGTGGCACTGAGCGCCGTATTCGTCGAGAGCAAGCAGATCCGCGAAAACTTCGTCTACGATTTCAGCGAGGCCAACAAGGAGGCCGGCACCCGCAAATACGTCGAACCCTACGGCGTGCCGTCGAACAAGACGTCGAAGTACGAAGGCGGTTCGTCGATCCAGATCGATTTCGACCGCAAATTCGGCAACCGCGACGTGCTGCGCTACCGCACGACCTTCTTCTCGTTCTACGGCTGGATCTCGAACCTCGGCCAGAAAAACAAGATTGCGAAATTCTCCGACTACATCGCCGCCTACGACAAGTGGGAGGCCGACGGGAAGGATCAGGAGACCAAACCGACGCTGCCGATCCACCCCACCGTCCGCTGGGAGAACACGCTCGACATCAAGGCGACGAAATATCTCACCACGAGCATCTATTTCCAGCTCTACTACAACCGCGCCCAAAGTTATGCGGTACAGACCCAGGCCATTCTGAGCGTCGGACTGAGCTACACGTTCCAGAACAAACCCAAACCCAAGAAATAA
- the nfo gene encoding deoxyribonuclease IV: MKYFGAHVSAAGGVENAPRNARAIGATAFALFTKNQRQWSAPALTAEQVAAFRAACDECGYAPAQILPHDSYLINLGHPDDEALEKSRRAFEEEMARCEALGLDRLNFHPGSHLRQIVPEESLDRIAASINRALDRTHGVTAVIENTAGQGSNLGFSFRHLAYLIERVEDKSRVGVCIDTCHAFAAGYDLSTRAGCEATFRELDEVVGMKYLRGMHLNDAMKGVGSRVDRHAPLGEGMLGLECFRYIAEDSRFDGIPLILETPDESRWPEEIALLKSFAEGR; encoded by the coding sequence ATGAAATACTTCGGAGCACATGTGAGCGCTGCGGGCGGCGTCGAGAACGCACCCCGCAACGCCCGTGCCATCGGGGCGACGGCATTCGCCCTTTTTACCAAGAATCAGCGGCAGTGGAGCGCTCCGGCGCTTACGGCGGAGCAGGTCGCGGCCTTCCGCGCCGCCTGCGACGAGTGCGGTTATGCGCCTGCGCAGATTCTGCCCCACGACAGTTACCTGATCAATCTGGGCCACCCCGACGACGAAGCGCTCGAAAAGTCGCGCCGCGCCTTCGAGGAGGAGATGGCGCGCTGCGAGGCGCTGGGACTCGACCGGCTCAACTTCCATCCGGGCAGCCACCTGCGGCAGATCGTGCCCGAGGAGTCGCTCGACCGGATCGCCGCGTCGATCAACCGTGCGCTCGACCGCACGCACGGTGTCACGGCCGTGATCGAGAATACGGCGGGGCAGGGGTCGAACCTCGGTTTTTCGTTCCGTCATCTGGCCTATCTGATCGAGCGCGTGGAGGACAAGTCGCGCGTGGGCGTCTGCATCGACACCTGCCACGCCTTCGCCGCCGGCTACGATCTCTCGACCCGCGCGGGGTGCGAGGCGACCTTCCGCGAACTGGACGAGGTGGTGGGGATGAAGTATCTGCGCGGGATGCACCTCAACGATGCGATGAAGGGTGTCGGCAGCCGTGTCGACCGTCACGCGCCGCTGGGCGAAGGGATGCTCGGACTCGAATGTTTCCGTTATATCGCCGAGGACAGCCGTTTCGACGGTATTCCGCTCATTCTGGAGACGCCCGACGAGAGCCGCTGGCCGGAGGAGATCGCCCTGCTGAAAAGTTTCGCGGAGGGCAGGTAG
- a CDS encoding aspartate aminotransferase family protein has protein sequence MNTILRKQFLAHVGQTSPSPMLVEVARAEGSFFYTPDGKRYYDLVAGVSVSNVGHCNPDVVRAVQEQAARYMHVMVYGEMVESPQVTYAARIAAALPAPLDSVYFVNSGAEAVEGALKLAKRVTGRTELVSMRRAYHGSTHGAMSMMGTPEGEEWKAAFRPLLPDVRAIEFNDFEALDRITRRTAAVLVEPVQGEAGVRLPAAGWLEALRERCDRTGALLVFDEIQTGLGRTGALFAMQRYGVTPDIVCLAKAFGGGMPLGAFVAAKRTMDALQTDPALGHITTFGGHPVCCAAGLAAFDYLTRNRVVEQVEAKGALYEELLAGHPQVREIRRSGLLLAVELGDAAKLYRMMELFKEAGILSDWFLYCDTAFRISPPLTISEEEVRDSARIVAECLDKL, from the coding sequence ATGAATACGATTCTACGCAAACAGTTTCTCGCCCACGTGGGACAAACCTCGCCGTCGCCGATGCTCGTCGAGGTCGCGCGGGCCGAGGGGTCGTTCTTCTACACCCCCGACGGGAAACGCTATTACGATCTGGTGGCGGGCGTCTCGGTGAGCAACGTCGGCCACTGCAACCCCGACGTGGTGCGCGCCGTGCAGGAGCAGGCGGCGCGCTACATGCACGTGATGGTCTACGGCGAAATGGTCGAGTCGCCGCAGGTGACCTATGCCGCGCGGATCGCCGCTGCGCTGCCCGCACCGCTCGACAGCGTTTATTTCGTCAATTCGGGCGCCGAGGCGGTCGAAGGGGCGCTCAAACTGGCCAAGCGCGTCACCGGACGCACGGAACTCGTCTCGATGCGCCGCGCCTACCACGGTTCGACGCACGGCGCGATGAGCATGATGGGCACCCCCGAAGGCGAGGAGTGGAAGGCGGCTTTCCGGCCGCTGCTGCCCGACGTGCGCGCGATCGAATTCAACGATTTCGAGGCACTCGACCGGATCACCCGCCGCACGGCCGCCGTACTCGTCGAGCCAGTGCAGGGCGAAGCGGGCGTGCGCCTGCCGGCTGCGGGCTGGCTCGAAGCGCTGCGCGAACGCTGCGACCGCACGGGCGCACTGCTCGTCTTCGACGAAATACAGACCGGACTGGGGCGCACGGGAGCGCTCTTCGCCATGCAGCGCTACGGCGTCACGCCCGACATCGTCTGCCTGGCCAAGGCCTTCGGCGGCGGAATGCCGCTGGGGGCGTTCGTCGCGGCGAAGCGGACGATGGACGCCTTGCAGACCGACCCCGCCCTGGGACATATCACCACGTTCGGCGGCCATCCCGTCTGCTGCGCAGCGGGACTGGCGGCCTTCGACTACCTGACACGCAACCGCGTCGTGGAGCAGGTCGAAGCCAAGGGAGCGCTCTACGAGGAGCTGCTCGCGGGACATCCGCAGGTGCGCGAAATCCGCCGCAGCGGGCTGCTGCTGGCCGTCGAGCTGGGCGATGCGGCCAAACTCTACCGCATGATGGAGCTTTTCAAGGAGGCGGGGATTCTGAGCGACTGGTTCCTTTACTGCGACACGGCGTTCCGCATCTCGCCGCCGCTGACCATTTCGGAAGAGGAGGTGCGCGACTCGGCCCGTATCGTCGCCGAGTGCCTGGACAAACTGTAA
- a CDS encoding TrmH family RNA methyltransferase has product MTNTANDRPQEWYDARADHLAEFLTDERRRTLAAALAERTRYMTLLAENTFHPHNASALMRHCDAFGVQELHTVETLCKFSPNASIVRGTDKWVDVRRHASTAEAIAALRAEGYRIVATTPHRESCTPETFDVARGPFALVFGTEHAGISDEAMAAADEYLRIPMCGLVESLNVSASAAILVYMLSQRVRSKVEGWRLPPLEAAALRLRWMRAAVRDAEGILARRFPEE; this is encoded by the coding sequence ATGACAAATACCGCAAATGACCGCCCGCAGGAGTGGTACGACGCGCGCGCCGACCACCTCGCCGAGTTCCTCACCGACGAACGGCGCCGCACGCTCGCAGCGGCGCTCGCCGAGCGGACGCGCTACATGACGCTGCTGGCCGAAAACACCTTCCATCCGCACAACGCCTCGGCGCTGATGCGCCACTGCGACGCCTTCGGCGTGCAGGAGCTGCACACGGTCGAAACCCTCTGCAAGTTCTCGCCCAACGCCTCGATCGTGCGCGGGACGGACAAGTGGGTCGACGTGCGCCGCCACGCCTCGACGGCCGAAGCGATCGCCGCATTGCGGGCCGAAGGCTACCGGATCGTGGCCACGACGCCCCACCGCGAAAGCTGCACGCCCGAAACGTTCGACGTCGCGCGCGGTCCCTTCGCGCTGGTCTTCGGCACCGAGCACGCCGGCATCTCCGACGAGGCGATGGCGGCGGCCGACGAATACCTGCGCATCCCGATGTGCGGGCTGGTCGAGAGCCTCAACGTCTCGGCCTCGGCGGCGATCCTCGTCTACATGCTCTCGCAGCGCGTGCGCTCGAAGGTCGAGGGGTGGCGGCTGCCGCCGCTCGAAGCCGCGGCGCTGCGCCTGCGCTGGATGCGGGCCGCCGTACGCGACGCCGAAGGGATTCTGGCGCGGCGCTTTCCCGAAGAGTGA
- the rsgA gene encoding ribosome small subunit-dependent GTPase A, whose product MSTEIRGVVTRATGSWYDVLHEGRTIACRIRGRIRLKGVRSTNPVVVGDEVVCTEGGDGEWVIERILPRRNYIIRRASNLSKESHIIAANIDQALLVATLSQPVTAPEFLDRFLATCEAYKIPATILLAKYDLAAADPEAAAAFHATYESAGYRVVDLSTLDGTGLDAVRALVAGRTTLVAGNSGVGKSTLVGALEPGLALRTGSISESHRKGRHTTTFSAMYPLTGGGFLIDTPGIKGFGLIDIDDHELWHYFPEMMRIGAGCRFYNCTHTHEPGCAVREAVARGEVARSRYESYLKIRDEDDKYRK is encoded by the coding sequence CACGGGGAGCTGGTACGACGTGCTGCACGAAGGGCGCACGATCGCCTGCCGCATCCGCGGCCGCATCCGCCTCAAAGGCGTCCGCTCGACCAATCCGGTCGTCGTGGGCGACGAGGTGGTCTGCACCGAAGGCGGCGACGGAGAGTGGGTGATCGAACGCATCCTGCCGCGCCGCAACTACATCATCCGGCGCGCCTCGAACCTCTCGAAAGAGTCGCACATCATCGCCGCGAACATCGATCAGGCATTGCTCGTGGCCACGCTCTCGCAACCCGTGACGGCCCCCGAATTCCTCGACCGCTTTCTGGCGACGTGCGAAGCCTACAAGATCCCCGCGACGATCCTGCTGGCCAAATACGACCTCGCTGCGGCCGACCCCGAAGCCGCGGCGGCCTTCCACGCCACCTACGAAAGCGCGGGCTACCGCGTCGTCGACCTCTCGACGCTCGACGGCACGGGGCTCGACGCGGTGCGTGCGCTCGTCGCCGGCCGCACGACGCTCGTGGCGGGCAACTCGGGCGTCGGCAAGTCGACGCTCGTCGGCGCACTCGAACCCGGACTGGCGCTGCGCACGGGAAGCATCTCGGAGAGCCACCGCAAAGGACGGCATACGACCACCTTCTCGGCCATGTACCCCCTCACGGGCGGCGGGTTCCTGATCGACACCCCCGGCATCAAGGGATTCGGCCTGATCGACATCGACGATCACGAACTGTGGCACTACTTCCCCGAAATGATGCGCATCGGGGCGGGCTGCCGCTTCTACAACTGCACCCACACCCACGAACCGGGCTGTGCCGTGCGCGAGGCGGTCGCACGGGGCGAGGTGGCGCGGTCGCGCTACGAAAGTTACCTGAAAATCCGCGACGAAGATGACAAATACCGCAAATGA